Below is a genomic region from Hippea sp. KM1.
GATCATACCTTACCGCTATAAAGTGGATAATTCCTTAAGCGGCAGAGGGGCTTTTGGAAGGGTTTATAAGATATCCATATTCAACATAAAGGTTGATGGGTTTGAGTATAGCGTTAGAAAAGCCGATGGAAATGTAAGAATACGGATAGGCTCCCCCGATAGGTATGTTAAGGGTGATGTGGTCTATAAGATTAGATTCAGTATGTTTGGCGTTATCAATAGGTTCTCAAAACACGATGAGTTTTATTACAATGTGATTGGCACTAAATGGCCTGTTAGGATTCTGAGGTCGTCCTTTAATCTAAATCTGCCAACAGAGCTTTCAAAGGATAAAATCAAATACAGGGTTTTTAGCGGACCGTTTGGCAGCAAGCATCAGGAGCCTGCCACCTATTTTGGCGGAACTGTCAGCTGCTATGTTGACCATCCCCTTGCTCCCCATAACGGCTTGACCGTCGTTGTTGCCTTCCCCAAAGGGTATATAGGCAGCGGTGGGCTGTGGTTGAGGCTTAAGCTGTTTATGTTGAATAATTCCATATTTGCCCTGCCGTTTTTTGTGTTTATAGCGCTCTTTGGCCTGTGGTATGTGGTGGGAAGGGATAGAAAGAGGCCTATAGCCGTTTACTATAAGCCACCTGAGGATATGACACCGGCTGAGGCCGGTATGCTTATAGATGATACGATAGACAACGATGATTTGATAGCCCTTATATTCTATTGGGCAAGCAAGGGTTATATAGAGATAGAGGAGGTTGAGAACAAGAAGGCCCTGTTTAGAAAAAGAGACCTTTTGCTTAGAAAACTCAAGGATTTACCTGAGACGGCAAAGGAGTTTGAGAAGATAATATTTTACGGGTTGTTTGATAACCGCGATGTTGTTAGGGTTAGCTCTTTGAGGAATGGGTTTTATCAAACGATGAACGATGCCAAATCCAGCCTGGATAGCTATATAAAGGAATTAAGGCTTTATGAGAAAGGCACAAGGAAGCTGGGTTTGATATTAAAGATGGTTGCTATGGGCTTTTTTGGTTTGTCTTTTGTCTTCTTTATTCAATTTGAGATGAAGTATTTTACAGCATTTGTCC
It encodes:
- a CDS encoding DUF2207 domain-containing protein, which translates into the protein MLRLAFRLLILLFLALPGYAKSESFYIKDYHSDIYINKNGVVDVVETIKVYFTTKRHGIIRIIPYRYKVDNSLSGRGAFGRVYKISIFNIKVDGFEYSVRKADGNVRIRIGSPDRYVKGDVVYKIRFSMFGVINRFSKHDEFYYNVIGTKWPVRILRSSFNLNLPTELSKDKIKYRVFSGPFGSKHQEPATYFGGTVSCYVDHPLAPHNGLTVVVAFPKGYIGSGGLWLRLKLFMLNNSIFALPFFVFIALFGLWYVVGRDRKRPIAVYYKPPEDMTPAEAGMLIDDTIDNDDLIALIFYWASKGYIEIEEVENKKALFRKRDLLLRKLKDLPETAKEFEKIIFYGLFDNRDVVRVSSLRNGFYQTMNDAKSSLDSYIKELRLYEKGTRKLGLILKMVAMGFFGLSFVFFIQFEMKYFTAFVLTGVIFFVFGKIMPKKSSKGTDRYFAIRGFKEFMERAEKDRLKRLLDEDPDYFYNTLSFAIAFGELKKWARKFDDLVSQPPNWYRTDRHGAFSAYTFATMMDRDITMMGQTFTSQPSSSGSSAASGSSGFGGGGFSGGGFGGGGGSSW